In Plodia interpunctella isolate USDA-ARS_2022_Savannah chromosome 17, ilPloInte3.2, whole genome shotgun sequence, one genomic interval encodes:
- the LOC128677167 gene encoding esterase FE4-like, translating to MFRIIIFSVLISCVLTENVRVVELDDGAVVGNKYWKGDFYEFYGVPYATAPTGRDKFKAPLPVTKREKTLAADAKDILCQQIFFTDDDDDDTLLQGEEDCLILNLLVPKIASESNLVPVVVYLHSGAFAGGSGNMGNLNYVARHDVIAISLNYRLGAIGFACLGTEEIPGNAALKDQVAALRWINSNIHKFGGDRRKVTLAGYSVGAAMAELIALSDATEGLIDKLILESGSALSPFAVNRDPISTARNIARSIGYNGSGTIEDLNEFYLNAPVVDITKRSLNFFLPNSTFGFAPCIEKKSKKSEAILTESPLESLSKKETKYAVLTGLASMEGLSRSIKFETWMDLMNENFSDFLPADLTFKDDKSKNEVADLIKEYYFKGEELSHDTLQEYIDYFSDSMFRNSILKSARLHAARSKRPLYFYEFSYVGDLNMKHYYMDKIKGASHRDQTSYILDFYGFTHHAEDMNIRDLMTFMWTDFVKYENPTTYESLIVKQKWQKYTNEEPKYLSIGTSVEMRTDPFKDSYAFWNKLYEKYYWSPIAP from the exons ATGTTtcgaataattatattttctgtgttAATTTCTTGTGTTTTAACAGAAAATGTGAGAGTAGTGGAATTGGATGATGGGGCAGTGGTGGGTAATAAGTATTGGAAAGGTGATTTCTACGAATTTTATGGAGTACCGTATGCTACTGCACCGACTGGGCGGGATAAATTTAAG GCACCACTCCCTGTAACGAAAAGAGAGAAAACACTCGCAGCCGATGCCAAAGACATATTATGTCAACAAATCTTCTTcactgatgatgatgatgatgatacacTGCTGCAAGGAGAAGAAGACTGTTTAATTCTTAACCTCCTTGTTCCCAAAATTGCAAGTGAGAGTAATTTAGTTCCAGTCGTAGTCTATTTACATAGTGGAGCATTCGCTGGTGGCAGCGGTAACATGGGAAATCTAAACTATGTAGCAAGACATGATGTTATAGCAATCAGTCTTAATTATAGATTAGGTGCTATAGGATTCGCCTGCCTTGGCACTGAAGAAATTCCTGGTAATGCCGCTCTGAAAGACCAAGTAGCAGCATTGAGATGGATCAATTCAAATATTCATAAGTTTGGTGGAGATCGTAGGAAGGTTACGCTAGCTGGTTATAGTGTTGGTGCGGCAATGGCTGAGTTGATAGCACTTTCTGATGCTACAGAAGGTTTGATAGACAAATTGATTTTAGAAAGTGGTTCTGCTTTATCGCCTTTTGCTGTTAACAGAGATCCAATAAGCACTGCTAGGAATATAGCCAGATCCATAGGCTATAACGGTTCAGGAACGATTGAAGatttaaatgagttttatttaaatgctcctGTAGTTGATATAACAAAAAGAAGTTTGAATTTCTTTTTGCCAAACAGCACATTTGGATTTGCACCATGTATTGAAAAGAAATCGAAAAAATCTGAAGCTATTTTGACCGAGTCTCCATTAGAATCTTTGAGTAAAAAGGAAACCAAGTACGCAGTTTTGACCGGACTCGCAAGTATGGAGGGTCTGAGTAGATCAATCAAATTCGAAACATGGATGGATTTGATGAACGAAAACTTTTCAGATTTCCTTCCAGCTGACTTGACATTCAAAGatgataaaagtaaaaatgagGTCGCGGATTTAATCAAAGAGTATTATTTCAAAGGAGAGGAATTAAGTCATGATACTTTGCAAGAATATATTGATTACTTTTCAGATTCCATGTTCAGAAATTCCATTTTGAAATCAGCTAGATTGCACGCCGCGAGATCGAAACgacctttatatttttatgagtttTCTTACGTAGGAGATTTGAATATGAAGCATTATTATATGGACAAGATAAAAGGAGCTAGCCATAGAGATCAGACATCATACATTCTCGACTTCTACGGCTTCACACACCACGCTGAGGATATGAATATAAGGGATTTGATGACTTTTATGTGGACtgattttgtgaaatatgA aaaccCAACTACTTATGAGAGTCTGATCGTGAAGCAAAAGTGGCAGAAATATACAAACGAAGAGCCAAAATACTTATCAATAGGAACAAGTGTGGAGATGAGAACTGATCCCTTTAAAGATAGTTATGCCTTCTGGAATAAGCTATACGAAAAGTATTACTGGAGTCCGATAGCACCTTAA